One window of the Dreissena polymorpha isolate Duluth1 chromosome 5, UMN_Dpol_1.0, whole genome shotgun sequence genome contains the following:
- the LOC127881372 gene encoding uncharacterized protein LOC127881372 isoform X1: MFENGYRFFYTQKVTYSNPLTAPNVDTQSSIVAYSYSLPCHIHSTDGRFEFQVTFLGDNFKYSGTYRANGNYFTRPRFHQVSEISQLLTSINNGASVKVCVENQYFELHNVSVDSATVSGMSVWEIRDKNDGRSFNDTFQRVYRIFNQRLTENSMEGASYKWYTTEQQSYERRTNLNLTWFVDTCWDVVYENKRVQPYMKRSFSVL, translated from the exons ATGTTTGAGAACGGATACCGTTTTTTCTATACCCAGAAGGTCACGTACTCTAACCCCCTGACAGCACCG aACGTTGATACTCAGTCATCGATTGTTGCCTATTCATACAGCCTTCCCTGTCATATACATTCCACTGACGGACGTTTCGAATTTCAAGTTACATTCCTGGGTGACAATTTCAAGTATTCTGGCACATACCGGGCTAACGGAAATTATTTTACTAG ACCGAGATTTCACCAAGTGTCCGAAATTAGCCAGCTACTGACTTCAATAAACAATGGCGCCAGTGTCAAGGTCTGTGTAGAGAACCAATACTTTGAACTGCACAATGTTTCGGTGGATTCTGCTACAGTTTCGG GTATGTCCGTCTGGGAAATTCGTGACAAAAATGATGGTCGATCATTCAACGACACATTTCAACGAGTGTACCGAATTTTCAACCAAAGATTGACCGAGAACAGCATGGAGGGAGCAAG CTACAAGTGGTACACAACTGAGCAACAAAGCTATGAGCGAAGAACCAACCTGAATCTGACCTGGTTTGTGGACACGTGCTGGGATGTTGTGTACGAGAacaag agagtacagccctacatgaagcgatcatttagtgtattgtaa